The Stomoxys calcitrans chromosome 3, idStoCalc2.1, whole genome shotgun sequence genome includes a region encoding these proteins:
- the LOC106084516 gene encoding uncharacterized protein LOC106084516, which translates to MAEAPKIIDLPSVIEPHLDGGKLISYTSRYLTKAGENYGSIMLAVIANIQKPSGEIEDLPLVAKLPPITNDFFWKLFKPERTCLTEIVFYRYLSAALRSMQLEEGIEESQLFDGFPQYYGSRISLNPDTELVDRDAVLVQENLQTMGFKAGNRHVMFNLEQTKFVLLETAKYHALPLALRIKKPEEFNQHIRPYIRRFNMNGDMPAEVKEQLNSDLFTEVALATNNNDNYVNRFRKLMKDYDDFFYKPDAEDGLYTTVAHCDLWINNLMLKYDENGAPCKIKFVDFQIAQYESVAHDIIFFLFSSVEIPALENHMDELLLLYYKAFIDCLKSVNVPTDEYSFVGFMKEIHRCAPIEICHAVFMAKIILADNSTMPDDYKDMGMDVMSKNLGGKEISEKIGHIIRLAEKYKFLFDN; encoded by the exons ATGGCCGAGGCACCCAAAATTATTGATCTTCCCTCGGTGATTGAGCCCCATTTGGATGGCGGCAAATTAATCTCCTACACTAGTCGCTATCTCACCAAGGCCGGAGAAAACTATGGCAGTATTATGTTGGCGGTTATTGCAAATATTCAAAAACCCTCGGGAGAAATTGAAGATTTACCCTTGGTGGCCAAATTGCCACCTATTACCAATGATTTCTTCTGGAAGTTATTTAAGCCAGAACGCACCTGTCTTACCGAAATCGTATTCTATAGATACCTGAGTGCTGCTTTGCGTTCCATGCAATTGGAAGAGGGCATTGAGGAATCCCAGCTATTCGATGGTTTTCCTCAATACTATGGCAGTCGTATTTCCCTAAATCCCGATACTGAACTTGTGGACAGAGATGCCGTATTGGTTCAGGAAAATCTACAGACAATGGGATTTAAGGCCGGCAATCGCCATGTCATGTTTAATTTGGAACAAACCAAATTTGTATTACTCGAAACAGCCAAATATCATGCCTTACCCTTGGCTCTGAGAATTAAGAAACCAGAAGAATTCAACCAACACATACGACCATACATTAGGAGGTTCAATATGAATGGAGATATGCCAGCAGAAGTCAAGGAACAATTGAATAGT GACTTGTTCACCGAAGTTGCCTTGGCCACCAACAACAATGACAACTATGTTAACAGATTTAGGAAACTAATGAAGGATTATGATGATTTCTTCTATAAACCAGATGCAGAGGATGGATTGTACACAACCGTGGCACATTGTGATTTGTGGATTAATAATTTAATGCTGAAATATG atGAAAATGGTGCTCCCTGTAAAATCAAATTTGTGGACTTTCAAATTGCCCAGTACGAAAGTGTGGCCCATGACAttatattctttttattttcaagtGTTGAAATACCAGCTTTGGAAAATCACATGGAtgagttgttgctgttgtactACAAGGCATTTATAGATTGCCTAAAATCTGTGAATGTGCCAACTGATGAATATTCCTTTGTGGG TTTTATGAAAGAAATCCACCGCTGCGCTCCAATCGAAATATGTCATGCAGTTTTTATGGCTAAAATTATTTTAGCTGACAATAGCACTATGCCCGATGATTACAAGGACATGGGCATGGATGTCATGAGTAAGAATTTGGGCGGAAAGGAAATATCGGAGAAAATTGGCCATATTATACGTTTGGCTGAGAAATACAAGTTTTTATTTGATAACTAA